A genomic window from Vitis riparia cultivar Riparia Gloire de Montpellier isolate 1030 chromosome 18, EGFV_Vit.rip_1.0, whole genome shotgun sequence includes:
- the LOC117906875 gene encoding heavy metal-associated isoprenylated plant protein 23-like, with product MGVVATLEYFSDLLSSKKGKKRKQLQTVDLKVRMDCEGCQLRVKKVLSSLKGVKSVDVNLKQQKASVTGYADAKKVLKKAQSTGKKAELWPYVPYNLVAHPYVAQVYDKKAPPGYVRSSENPAITAMSPLEEQYTTMFSDDNPNACSIM from the exons atgggagTTGTAGCTACTTTGGAATACTTTTCAGACCTACTCAGCAgcaaaaaagggaagaaaaggaagcaACTGCAGACGGTAGATCTCAAAGTCAGGATGGACTGTGAGGGCTGCCAGCTTAGAGTCAAGAAAGTTCTTTCTTCGCTGAAAG GAGTAAAATCTGTGGATGTAAACCTGAAACAACAGAAGGCGAGTGTTACTGGTTATGCAGATGCGAAGAAAGTGCTGAAGAAGGCACAGTCAACAGGGAAAAAGGCTGAGCTTTGGCCTTATGTTCCATACAATCTGGTGGCTCATCCCTACGTTGCTCAAGTTTATGACAAGAAGGCACCTCCTGGTTATGTCCGGAGCTCGGAGAACCCTGCCATCACTGCTATGAGTCCACTGGAGGAACAGTACACCACCATGTTCAGCGATGATAATCCAAATGCTTGCTCCATCATGTAA